The window GGATAAAGAACAGATGAGAGAAGAACAAATATCGTTAGAGCATGAAAGTGATCAATTGAGAAAGGAACTCAGCGATCTACAGATTAGTATGGATGAAATGAAAAACGAAGAAAGAGATATCATCCGTCAACGGCAAACGGAATTACAGGGTATAGAGCGTAGTATCCAACAAAAGAAACtagaattgaataaaatcGCACAAGGTGAAAACAAtcttttatcaaatttcGATAGAAATATGGACCGTTTGTTGAATGCAATccaacaaaatattcagaaATTCCAAACCCCTCCACTAGGGCCATTGGGAATGTACATTTCTATAAAAAGTGGCTTTGAACAGTGGACTCGTCCAATTCAAAGGGCAGTATCATCCACCTTAGGATCATTTGTAGTCAGCAATCCTCGTGATTCTAAATTAATCCGAACACTAGCAAGAGAATGTGATGTTGGCTATAATTTCCCAATTATTACTTATAAGTTAAGAGCATTTGACTTCTCGGACGGGAAAGCACACTCGGATTTCCCAACTGTTATGGATGCATTAGAATTTTCTACACCTGAAGTTGAATGTTTATTTGTGGACCAGAACAAAgtagaaaaaatattgctTATCGAAAACAAGGATGAAGCAAGAAGCCTTTTGAGAGTAAATCCCAGAAATGTGACTATGGCACTTGCTTTGAGAGATCAGCGTAGTGGTTACCAGCTGGTAGGCGGTAATAGATTAGATACCGTTAAATACCCGGATGTAATCAGATTAAAGGTTAGTAATAATGctgattatttgaaggaaCTATTACAACAGGATACCGAAGAAGCACGTCGCATTAGGGATCGTTATGAAAATAAGATTATTGAGTTTCGCCGAAAGTTAAATGAGTTAAACAAGACTCAAAGTGACTATAAAATAAAGCTACAGCAGAATAATAGACGAATTACGGAACTAAAGTATAACATTGGGAAAGTTGTTGATACAGGGGTCTTAAACTCTAAGATTGCTGAACGTAGAAACCAAGAACAAGCTATTGCCGGTTATCAAACTGCGATTGATGAACTTGAAATcacaattgaaaaaattattcaaaagaCGCAGCCTATTAAGCAAATGTATGATACAACTAAGGCTGCATATGCCGCCGCTCAAGCTGAATTACAACAACTGAGGGATGATTATAGTAGCCGTTCTGctagaattgaaaagagtaaggatgatattgaatattatgaaaataagaaaaacGAATATAACAAAACcatcaagaaatttgaacTAAATATTGCGACGCTGGATGAAGGTATTAGAAAACAAGTAGAAAATGCGGTTGAGTTTTGTTCAAAAGACCAATTAGAGTCCGTCGACCTTCCAGATAGTCAGGAAGAGATTAAACACCAATTAGAAGTcatttcaagaaaaattcaaagagCTGAGCAAAGTCTGGGACTGCCGCAAGAAAAGGTCCTGGATCTATATGAAAAAAGTAGGACAAAGTATAAGGATGGGCAAACGAAATTCGTTGAAGTTGAGAAGGCTCTAGAATCATTGAAGGAATCCATTAAGACACGTGAACTGAACTTAGGGACAATTTCTAAAATTACCTGTTTTGAAGCAGATATGGATTTTAGAGCGTCTTTAAAGGTTAGAAAATTTAGTGGTAATCTAGTTTTTGATGATTCAAAACGTACTCTAAATATGTTTGTCCTAACGGCAAACGATGAGAAACCTAGAAACGTTGATACCCTGTCAGGGGGTgaaaaatcattttctCAATTGGCACTTTTGCTTGCCACTTGGAAACCCATGCGTTCGAGAATTATTGCCCTGGATGAATTCGATGTCTTCATGGACCAAGTCAATAGGAGAATTGGTACGACGTTGGTCgttaaaaaattaaaggatcTGGCCAGAACACAGACAATTATTATCACACCACAGGATATAGGTAAAATTGCTGATATTGATAGTACTGGTGTTAATATTCACAGGATGAGAGATCCACAACGAcaaaataattctaatttctATGAAGGTGGAAGTCGGTAAGCAACTGTCAATTAGATCTTATGAAATAGAGAGTTATAGTTTGCACATAATGATTATAACTACCGATGATGTAGTATATTTTAtaaactttattttcaacaatgaaattcttaataatgTTCAAATACCCTTTGTCGATATACTTATATAGTATTAGCTAATTAGTAGTTAATGGGAGGGTTGGAATAATGATTTCACTCAGAAGTCAACGATCTTGTTTACAGAGAAATCAGGAATTTTGGGGATAGGAATTTCGGGTAAATAGTAAACTTCACCATTTTCGTCTATTCTTTCTCTGTCTTTTTCACTGATAGAATATATTTCCTTAACATTATCCTTCAGCAATTCCAACACATCGACAAAATGCTTCTGTATTTGATACGCTTGTTCCCTCATACAACGTCTACAGAGACCTTCAATCAAACTAACAGCATCCGGTTTAGTTTGAATTAATCTTTCAAGTAATCTACCAATAGATTGAACAAGGTACTCTTCTTCATAAATGGTACCCTTCTTACCACGGGCTCTCTTACGCTCTTCACGACGTCTATTCTTTGCAGTACGCCTCGACGCACCTGTTTTTGCGGTACCACTTGTCTTACCAGTATATCTTGTGAAAAATGACTCTTTTGTCGATGTTTCCGATGGTGCAATTGACACATCGTCTGCTTGTTCGGTTTCCTGTCCGTAAAATGCGTATGGGtcctcttctttctttgtaCGTAACTCTCTTAATCTCTTTAATTGAGAATTAACTTGTCCTTTACAATCAGCTAGTAATTCGGCGATCACACCAAATCCTTCCCCTAATCCAGGGTCTACAACTTTTTCGATTAATTGTGGCATCTTATTAGATGTTGCGATGAGAGATGCTGTATCATATTGATATGCCTTACAGTATAGTGTCATGGCCTCTTCTGCGTTGTTTAGGAAATCTAATTCAATTTTGGCAGCATCCACGTACCTATGATCAAAAGTCAATGAGGAGACTAAGTCTTCAGCGACTGTTTTGACTTCAGCTGGAAATCTCTCACTGGCAATATACAAAGCCTCGCGCCACTTCTTTCCAAGAACATACGCATCCATAGcatctttgaattcatGTAACATTTCATATATAATACCGGCTTCCACATAATCTTGTCTTGatgaaagatattttgCAAAAATTCCATAGACAACGTTTTGTTTCTTAGCATCATATCTATATAACGATAGGGCATGCTTGTATAGTTCGTGGGTTTGAACGTATTCGAGAAATTCATCAGAAACACCTTCATTGGATTTTTCAAGTTCCATTAAATGATCTAGGGCATTctcatattttttcaaataatcatcaATCAAGAATTGGCGACGTAAAGGCTCATTGTCTTGCAAGTTTTGTAAGAACGGCAAATATTCACGAGGGTCCATTTGTGATTTTTGAGCCACTAATAATGCTAACTTGATATCATACAAGGATAAAGAGACCTTGTATACCAAATTGACGTCCTGTAGGAAACAGAGATAGGTAACACATGaatccttttcttctttgtcttCGATGGAGCCAATGAGAGTTAAAGCCTTTTCTAGATTTTGTGGCTTTTGAGTGGCATATGCTGTAATAATtgattgaatatatttctttttgtaCCCTTCCTTGCTTAATAAGATATCTAGTATAGCTTCGCAAATTTTGTTGACTTTTGAAGTTGTTGGGTCaaacattttcttcttcatgtATTCTTGCATTTCCGTTAATGGAGCATCGGCCACCTTAAATGAATTTGAGATACCTACGTTTATGGTTTCCTTGTATTTGGTTTTTGTTACGTCTTCTTCAGTGAGGCAAGAGATAAATAAGTTCAAATAGTCGACCTTatcaatttgattaataaataattctaaATTGTCAAAAAACAATTCAGGTGCATAGTCATGAAGAATATCCAAATTGATTCTGTGGGTTCTACAGTGCACAAATGCCTCCCTGTACTGTTTGGCCAAAATATTCTTACGAACTTCCGATAGTACCATAATTCTTGGATAGATCGTTTCCAAATTACCACGAGGTGCTTGCAATACGACGGCACCTTTCGAAGGCATTACTGAGACCAATACCGAACCCCTTTCAATTGCACGAActctttcatcttcaacatcGGCTTCTACGACAGGAAGTGGTTCGAAGTGAGTGGAATTCAAATGCACAAATTGTAAATTATGTTGAGCGGTAGTGAATAATAGAAGACTATCAGTAATTTCCAATGATGTCACAGCGGAGGTTAATTGAACTTGATTGGCAAATAACTTACCGTTATTTGTAATACCAAACGCAACAAGTTCGGAACTTTCACCTTCCCATTGCTCTTCAGTGCTTGATGGTTGATTATGAACTCTTTTGACCCTGAAATCATATACTAATTGTGGGAATTGGGTTATTTGTTTTAACTGGCCTTCAGCATCTAATTCGTAGATGGAACCGTCACGAGTTTCATACACTAGACGATTATAATTGAAATCTGTTCTTAGAAGAATGATCTTATCATATATTTCTACAATGTTCAAAACTGCTGGTTGACTCACATCTTGGACATCGATTAGAGCAATACGAGAAAAATTATCCGTATCCAATAAAACACCCACAATCGAATCGTTCATAAATGCAACTTGACGTAACGAATCAACTTCAGTGGCAAAACTACTCTTGGGGAATTCAGAGACCACATTTGGATGTTTGCCCTTTTTTAAAGCATCCAAGCTGGGAACATTGGCAAAAATTAGAGAATCCCTGTTCAACGCCACAAATACTTCACTAGCTAAATTAGATGCACAATCGATGACATTGTCAGGAGCTTCAAAATCCCTCAGAGACATTGGTGGAGGAACATTGGCCAAACCTAATGGTGTAATGTTAACTGTAGTACCGTCAATGACTAAAGAAGTCCCATTATCGAAGGGTTCTAAGGTTGGGCCTTGTGTCATCTTATAAGCGAAATCAACAATGTTTACGAAGTTATCATTACCGTACATCAAAGTGAAGTCCTTTTCAGGATGCCATTTAACGAATTGGATGTCCTGAGAATATACTTCCTGCTTTAAGTACCAATGATAATTCTTCACAGTCCATAGTTGTATGCTGTTATTCAGAACGATAGCAAGAATTTCAGAATTGGAATTCCAACACAGACTCTTAACTTGTTCATCGAGAGATAGTCTTGTATTAAATTCACCGTGTCTTAACCCATTTCTctcaaaaaatatcaaatctAAGGAATTTTCATCAGCCAAAAAGGTCTTACGTTGAACAGAAGCAATCAACGAACCTTGAGGTTTCCAACTAACGTTCTGTTCCATACCAGTAACAGGTTCTGAGGCACTATCTAGTTTACCATCACGAGCGAAAACTCGAAGAGCTCTTCTCTCTATATTATtagtttcatcatcaggGTCCACTACAGTCTCAATGGTTGAAATGACGAAATATTCACAATCACCTCTCCATGAGATGGTGACTTCATGTGTATCCATTGAAGTGATGGCCCCAGTGTCGACCATATAGGGCATTGTAGGGTCTCTCAATTGATTCCCAACAAGACCAGAAGCTTTCAAACTCGTTAGAGCTTCTCTTTCCATAGCACGAGTCCCCTTCCCTCTAAACTGTGTTTCCTTCTTACCCCAACCAACTGTGACATGTTTAGATATTTTGAGATCGTCAGTTTCTAAATGATATTCGGAAATTGGTTCATACAACTTACTTAATAAAACCATGTTACGATCTCTCGTCACCAAAGCTAatgtttcttcatcatatgACCATTCAGCAGCATCAATTCCATTATCTATGGACCCCACGATTTCCACTATAGTACTTTCGGGATCGTACGTCACAGAGTCATATGTCGCGGTAACGATGTCCCCCTGTTGGAATATGAACACTAGTTGATTAATATCAGCGAAATGCATAAAGTTCAGTAGTTTATCATTaaaagtttcaatattgAATGATGCTAGAACATTTTTTTCCCCATTTTTCATAAATCTTTGCACTTCAATAAGACCCATCTCcaaatttccaagaacACATGTTATGCTGTCGGATATGGTGTCAAAAGAACTATCTAATAGTTGAAATGATTGTTGAGAATCATCTTCGATGGCCGTTGTGGCTACGGGTCTCAATCGTCCCTTATTCAATGTAATTAAGTTACGCATAATGGCAGTAGACCGTGAGGGATAGTTTGCAATGAACCAAGGTAAATGCTTCTAATTCGGGATCAGTCCAAAGCAAAACGAAATTGTAATCCTATGAATCTCAAATTTCAATGCCATTCATCGACTTTCCTTATTAATCtggaaattaaaaaaaaaagttggAATGAAATATCACTTCGCACGGCTGCATACAAAGTGTCATATTTACTTGCAATAAGGCTAATATCAGCGCTCATCCTGCAATTGGGCTTGTAATTGGCTCTTCAGTTGGGGTATTAGTTCTGTTTCTAGCTCTTTCACTCGCCtttcataataataattggCTAGCGTAACGATGGTCACGGGATCCTGGCTAGTGCTTAGTCCTTCCACAAATAATTCGTTAACCATTGTCTTCAGGGACCGTTTGGTCATATGAGAAAGATCCGGTGTGTATATCTTAATTAACTTATGCGAGATGAATTGATTGAGGATCTCATCGTCTATGATTGGATCCTTTATTAACGTTTCCATGTGCAAGTTCTTATCCTTATGCGCGAGTACTTGTTGTCTTTGCAGAATAATCTGTAAGAGTAGAAGCGGAACGTTTGCTGGATACTGTTCCATTCTGTATACTAATTATCCTTTGCGTTTACCCTTTTAGTGGTTGTGTGCTTGTAGAGTAACGTTATGTAGTTCATTGCTCAAATGTATTGTAGCGcgtttctttaattgttgAAGACGTCAACAAAACTGATTGACTGATAAAACAGATCGGCGACTTAAAAGATACTGAACCAAGCTGCCGATATGGGTATGTATTTAACTCTGATAGTATCCCGgagaaacaaataatgTACTAACATGTAAATCCACTGCCTATTTATTCAGATAAATCAATTGCAAAGGGTCTGAGCGATAAATTATA is drawn from Naumovozyma castellii chromosome 10, complete genome and contains these coding sequences:
- the SMC6 gene encoding DNA repair protein SMC6 (ancestral locus Anc_4.237) is translated as MVTLKRPMEEVDEDLLSLAEEQKNASQELKKKKRRHNLAAMTQFSADGTATTDEEVDEIRSGYIKKVSLRNFMCHENFELELGPKLNFIVGSNGSGKSAILTAITIALGAKASDTNRGNSLKELIKEGCYSAKITLVIENGKQGAYDQGTYGKEIIIERTLRRDGSPSFSLKSESGVEISNKKRDIQTVVDFFSVPVNNPMCFLSQDAARSFLTASTPQDKYNHFGKGTLLQQIREHLTHAKEISDTSSENMDLHLQNLAILQNEYLEAKKLLKELNETSDLNEQKRLLQGKSLWIDIEHNNQSCQELRQNIKTFQTKIAEVMAKIESKKEKIERYTADGASIEKEIDEKVVTVSQKDQEHQATRDSLREVRKVFETEKSNQREAEQNITQCRNRIKTLDKTIEHLEQDLKKEMGGDKEQMREEQISLEHESDQLRKELSDLQISMDEMKNEERDIIRQRQTELQGIERSIQQKKLELNKIAQGENNLLSNFDRNMDRLLNAIQQNIQKFQTPPLGPLGMYISIKSGFEQWTRPIQRAVSSTLGSFVVSNPRDSKLIRTLARECDVGYNFPIITYKLRAFDFSDGKAHSDFPTVMDALEFSTPEVECLFVDQNKVEKILLIENKDEARSLLRVNPRNVTMALALRDQRSGYQLVGGNRLDTVKYPDVIRLKVSNNADYLKELLQQDTEEARRIRDRYENKIIEFRRKLNELNKTQSDYKIKLQQNNRRITELKYNIGKVVDTGVLNSKIAERRNQEQAIAGYQTAIDELEITIEKIIQKTQPIKQMYDTTKAAYAAAQAELQQLRDDYSSRSARIEKSKDDIEYYENKKNEYNKTIKKFELNIATLDEGIRKQVENAVEFCSKDQLESVDLPDSQEEIKHQLEVISRKIQRAEQSLGLPQEKVLDLYEKSRTKYKDGQTKFVEVEKALESLKESIKTRELNLGTISKITCFEADMDFRASLKVRKFSGNLVFDDSKRTLNMFVLTANDEKPRNVDTLSGGEKSFSQLALLLATWKPMRSRIIALDEFDVFMDQVNRRIGTTLVVKKLKDLARTQTIIITPQDIGKIADIDSTGVNIHRMRDPQRQNNSNFYEGGSR
- the IKI3 gene encoding Elongator subunit IKI3 (ancestral locus Anc_4.240), whose product is MRNLITLNKGRLRPVATTAIEDDSQQSFQLLDSSFDTISDSITCVLGNLEMGLIEVQRFMKNGEKNVLASFNIETFNDKLLNFMHFADINQLVFIFQQGDIVTATYDSVTYDPESTIVEIVGSIDNGIDAAEWSYDEETLALVTRDRNMVLLSKLYEPISEYHLETDDLKISKHVTVGWGKKETQFRGKGTRAMEREALTSLKASGLVGNQLRDPTMPYMVDTGAITSMDTHEVTISWRGDCEYFVISTIETVVDPDDETNNIERRALRVFARDGKLDSASEPVTGMEQNVSWKPQGSLIASVQRKTFLADENSLDLIFFERNGLRHGEFNTRLSLDEQVKSLCWNSNSEILAIVLNNSIQLWTVKNYHWYLKQEVYSQDIQFVKWHPEKDFTLMYGNDNFVNIVDFAYKMTQGPTLEPFDNGTSLVIDGTTVNITPLGLANVPPPMSLRDFEAPDNVIDCASNLASEVFVALNRDSLIFANVPSLDALKKGKHPNVVSEFPKSSFATEVDSLRQVAFMNDSIVGVLLDTDNFSRIALIDVQDVSQPAVLNIVEIYDKIILLRTDFNYNRLVYETRDGSIYELDAEGQLKQITQFPQLVYDFRVKRVHNQPSSTEEQWEGESSELVAFGITNNGKLFANQVQLTSAVTSLEITDSLLLFTTAQHNLQFVHLNSTHFEPLPVVEADVEDERVRAIERGSVLVSVMPSKGAVVLQAPRGNLETIYPRIMVLSEVRKNILAKQYREAFVHCRTHRINLDILHDYAPELFFDNLELFINQIDKVDYLNLFISCLTEEDVTKTKYKETINVGISNSFKVADAPLTEMQEYMKKKMFDPTTSKVNKICEAILDILLSKEGYKKKYIQSIITAYATQKPQNLEKALTLIGSIEDKEEKDSCVTYLCFLQDVNLVYKVSLSLYDIKLALLVAQKSQMDPREYLPFLQNLQDNEPLRRQFLIDDYLKKYENALDHLMELEKSNEGVSDEFLEYVQTHELYKHALSLYRYDAKKQNVVYGIFAKYLSSRQDYVEAGIIYEMLHEFKDAMDAYVLGKKWREALYIASERFPAEVKTVAEDLVSSLTFDHRYVDAAKIELDFLNNAEEAMTLYCKAYQYDTASLIATSNKMPQLIEKVVDPGLGEGFGVIAELLADCKGQVNSQLKRLRELRTKKEEDPYAFYGQETEQADDVSIAPSETSTKESFFTRYTGKTSGTAKTGASRRTAKNRRREERKRARGKKGTIYEEEYLVQSIGRLLERLIQTKPDAVSLIEGLCRRCMREQAYQIQKHFVDVLELLKDNVKEIYSISEKDRERIDENGEVYYLPEIPIPKIPDFSVNKIVDF
- the SWC7 gene encoding Swc7p (ancestral locus Anc_4.241), producing the protein MEQYPANVPLLLLQIILQRQQVLAHKDKNLHMETLIKDPIIDDEILNQFISHKLIKIYTPDLSHMTKRSLKTMVNELFVEGLSTSQDPVTIVTLANYYYERRVKELETELIPQLKSQLQAQLQDER